A window of the Phaseolus vulgaris cultivar G19833 chromosome 5, P. vulgaris v2.0, whole genome shotgun sequence genome harbors these coding sequences:
- the LOC137834207 gene encoding uncharacterized protein: MRISWLLSVDGSSNQQGSGAGIVLEGPNGVLIEQALRFAFKASNNQAEYDALIAGMLLAKEMGAQNLLVKSDSQLITGQVSGEFQAKDPQMAAYLSQDYHKIMQIDFPDTHTDILMKNSESQNSKLQF, translated from the exons ATGCGAATTTcgtggttgctctcggtcgatggctcctccaatcagcaaggaagtggagcaggaatagtcttggagggacctaATGGTGTACTGATCGAGCAAGCTTTACGTTTCGCTTTTAAAGCGAGCAATAACCAGGCTGAGTACGATGCACTGATCGCAgggatgctcctggccaaggagatgggtgcgcagaacctcctggtgaagagtgATTCACAGCTCATCACAGGGCAAGTCTCGGGAGAATTTCAAGCTAAGGACCCACAAATGGCAGCGTATTTAAG TCAAGAttatcacaagattatgcagattgaTTTTCCAGATACACACACAGATATACTGATGAAGAACAGTGAATCACAGAatagcaagcttcaattttaa
- the LOC137834208 gene encoding uncharacterized protein, which produces MSAKLRGARKEASDLRQKLHLLAQEKIELESKLVPYRLKVANLEASMKADAAKVENLKKRSADRDVLLGKVEKERDNTKAELGKAQEENMRIVAELAQAREENKKDAEELARAREETEGLKRQTDELKKQAQELEQSSAQVLSVGFDAALEQVSCQYPELDVSMVSICNEVVDGKIVPSED; this is translated from the coding sequence atgagcgcTAAGCTAAGGGGCGCGCgtaaggaggcctccgatctgcgccaaaaactgcacctcctagctcaagagaaaattgagctggagagtaagctggtaccctacaggctcaaggtggccaacttggaggcatcaatGAAAGCAGATGCGGCCAAGGTGGAGAACCTTAAAAAgaggtcagcagatcgggaCGTGCTCCTCGGGAAAGTTGAGAAAGAGAGGGACAACACCAAGGCTGAGCTCGGCAAAGCTCAAGAGGAAAACATGAGGATTGTTGCGGAGCTGGCCCAGGCTCGGGAGGAAAACAAGAAAGATGCTGAAGAGCTTGCTCGGGCTCGCGAAGAAACTGAAGGGCTGAAGAGGCAAACTGACGAGCTGAAGAAGCAAGCtcaagagctcgagcaaagctccgcccaagtcctttcTGTCGGGTTCGACGCCGCTTTGGAGCAAGTCTCGTGCCAATATCCCGAGCTCGATGTCTCCATGGTGTCGAtctgcaacgaagtggtggatgggaagatcgtgccctcTGAAGATTAA